A single genomic interval of Antarcticibacterium arcticum harbors:
- a CDS encoding NAD(P)-dependent alcohol dehydrogenase: MKKIKAFAAHEQAAPLKPFELERREVQENDVYIDIEYCGVCHSDLHFVKNDWGMSQYPLVPGHEIIGRVLKVGNNVSNFKEGQLVGVGCMVDSCRHCTACKEGLEQYCEKGSTFTYNGPDKYMGGMTFGGYSQKIVVDKDFVVRVPENLDAKAAAPLLCAGITTFSPLRHWKVKKGDKVGVIGLGGLGHMGVKFAHAMGAEVVMITSSPSKGEDARELGAADVLISKDEEQMAKHASSFDFLLNTIPVGHDLNPYLGLLKRDATMVIVGAVEPLDPMHGGQLIFQRKRVAGSLIGGIKETQEMLDFCGEHNIVCDVEVIDMQDINTAYERMLKSDVKYRFVIDMKSLNTDS, translated from the coding sequence ATGAAAAAGATTAAAGCTTTTGCCGCTCACGAGCAAGCCGCTCCTTTAAAACCTTTCGAGTTGGAGCGAAGAGAAGTACAGGAGAATGATGTATATATAGATATAGAATATTGCGGGGTGTGTCATTCAGATCTTCACTTTGTGAAAAATGACTGGGGTATGAGTCAGTATCCCCTGGTTCCGGGTCATGAGATCATTGGACGGGTATTAAAGGTGGGAAACAATGTTTCTAACTTTAAGGAAGGCCAACTCGTGGGAGTAGGTTGTATGGTAGATTCATGCCGGCATTGTACGGCATGTAAGGAAGGCCTTGAACAATATTGCGAAAAGGGATCAACCTTTACCTATAACGGACCAGATAAATATATGGGCGGGATGACCTTTGGGGGCTATTCCCAAAAGATAGTGGTAGACAAGGATTTTGTGGTACGCGTACCTGAAAATCTGGATGCCAAAGCGGCTGCGCCCTTACTCTGCGCAGGTATTACTACATTTTCTCCGCTTCGTCACTGGAAGGTGAAAAAGGGGGATAAGGTTGGAGTAATTGGATTGGGAGGCCTGGGGCACATGGGCGTTAAATTTGCCCATGCTATGGGTGCTGAGGTTGTGATGATCACCTCATCCCCTTCTAAAGGCGAAGACGCAAGAGAATTAGGCGCGGCAGATGTATTGATTTCAAAAGATGAAGAACAAATGGCAAAACATGCCAGCTCTTTCGATTTTTTACTTAATACCATTCCAGTAGGCCATGATCTTAATCCCTATCTGGGTTTGCTTAAACGCGATGCCACCATGGTAATAGTAGGCGCAGTTGAACCATTGGATCCCATGCATGGAGGTCAGTTAATATTCCAGCGGAAAAGAGTGGCCGGGAGTTTAATAGGCGGAATAAAAGAAACTCAGGAAATGCTGGATTTTTGCGGAGAACATAATATTGTTTGCGATGTTGAGGTAATAGATATGCAGGACATCAACACGGCATATGAGCGAATGCTGAAGAGCGATGTGAAATACAGGTTTGTGATAGATATGAAATCCTTAAACACAGATAGTTAA
- a CDS encoding helix-turn-helix transcriptional regulator, with protein sequence MSRQEGIQRHRFIIHQLTKKPSTFKEIRSFLKLQEEITGDRLTCSLRTFQRAMIEISGLYQVDIKYDKKRKVYYIEEDEREAQSERLMESFDLFNAIRMGNSFGNHLIFEGRRALGTEHMHGLLHAIRNRLEVSFNYSKFVDGSVTKRTVHPVAIKEARNRWYLLARDASGDVVKNFGLDRMAGLEIGSKKFREIKDFDPSKEYKYTFGIINGTGERPERIILSFTPKEGRYINSLPLHHSQKEILKNKAEHIFEYELVPTYDFKMEILSFGDTVKVLEPESLRKDIAKQLEKALAHYKI encoded by the coding sequence ATGTCCAGACAGGAAGGGATACAACGCCATAGATTTATTATCCATCAACTTACCAAAAAGCCCTCGACCTTTAAGGAGATCAGGAGTTTTTTAAAGTTACAGGAGGAGATCACGGGCGACAGGCTAACGTGTTCCCTGCGCACTTTTCAGCGGGCGATGATAGAGATTTCTGGTCTTTACCAGGTGGATATCAAATATGATAAAAAACGAAAGGTCTACTATATTGAAGAAGATGAACGGGAGGCTCAAAGCGAAAGGCTCATGGAATCATTTGATCTTTTCAATGCTATACGAATGGGGAACAGCTTTGGCAATCATCTTATCTTTGAGGGTCGCAGGGCTTTGGGAACCGAGCACATGCACGGGCTTTTGCACGCTATAAGAAACAGGCTGGAAGTGAGTTTTAATTACAGCAAATTTGTTGATGGCTCCGTTACCAAAAGAACGGTACATCCGGTTGCCATCAAAGAGGCCAGAAACCGATGGTACCTGCTTGCCAGGGATGCGTCAGGAGATGTGGTAAAGAATTTTGGTCTGGACCGCATGGCAGGACTGGAAATAGGAAGTAAAAAATTCAGGGAAATAAAAGATTTTGATCCCTCTAAAGAATATAAATATACTTTTGGTATCATTAACGGTACCGGGGAACGGCCGGAAAGGATCATACTCTCCTTCACACCAAAAGAAGGAAGATATATAAATTCACTTCCCCTTCATCACAGCCAGAAAGAGATCCTTAAGAATAAGGCAGAACATATTTTTGAATATGAGCTGGTACCTACATATGATTTCAAAATGGAGATCCTTTCTTTTGGAGATACTGTCAAAGTATTAGAGCCTGAAAGTCTACGGAAGGATATCGCTAAACAGTTGGAAAAAGCCCTCGCTCACTATAAAATTTAA
- a CDS encoding zinc ribbon domain-containing protein, translating to MAKIICTQCGEDNPVTSKFCASCGYALPKDSSQPVADPSATTAMEKKSSKNTIPGTIAGVIFFLLSFFAVQHFFFNEPVFDTTMSKIADEINKQCPMMVDADTRLDNALVLPGNVFQYNYTVMNAELENIDVQAFKTYLEPIITNAVSTDPQMQFQRDYKTTMNYNYKDKNGRHLFLISVTPDKYL from the coding sequence ATGGCTAAAATAATCTGTACACAATGTGGGGAAGACAATCCTGTTACCTCCAAATTTTGCGCCTCCTGTGGGTATGCGCTTCCAAAAGATAGTTCGCAACCGGTAGCAGATCCTTCGGCAACAACTGCGATGGAAAAGAAGTCCTCTAAAAATACCATCCCCGGTACCATTGCAGGCGTGATCTTTTTTTTGCTGTCCTTTTTTGCAGTTCAGCATTTCTTTTTTAATGAACCGGTCTTTGACACCACAATGTCAAAAATTGCAGATGAAATCAATAAGCAATGTCCTATGATGGTAGATGCAGATACACGCCTGGACAATGCCCTGGTCTTACCCGGCAATGTATTCCAATACAATTATACCGTAATGAATGCCGAATTGGAAAATATAGATGTGCAGGCTTTTAAAACTTACCTGGAACCCATTATTACCAATGCGGTAAGTACAGATCCTCAAATGCAATTCCAGCGCGATTATAAAACCACCATGAATTATAATTATAAAGATAAGAACGGCAGGCACCTCTTTCTTATATCTGTTACCCCCGATAAATATTTATAA
- a CDS encoding sugar O-acetyltransferase: MKTEKEKMLAGELYYAGDPILTRERWEARKLLRNYNQLPEEDTTARAHIIKELIPDAGEGLEIQPPFYCDYGKNIKLGTNVYFNFNCVILDVAPVIIGNNCLFGPAVQIYTPTHPLDHAQRASGMESGKHIEIGNHVWVGGNVTICPGVSIGDRSVIGAGSVVTKNIPAGVFAAGNPCKIIRELE, encoded by the coding sequence ATGAAGACCGAAAAGGAAAAAATGCTCGCAGGCGAGCTTTATTACGCAGGAGATCCCATTCTTACCCGTGAAAGGTGGGAAGCAAGAAAACTATTAAGGAATTATAACCAGTTACCCGAAGAAGATACGACAGCACGTGCCCATATTATAAAGGAACTCATACCTGACGCGGGGGAAGGACTTGAAATACAGCCTCCATTTTATTGCGATTATGGAAAAAATATAAAATTAGGGACAAATGTTTACTTCAACTTTAACTGCGTTATTTTGGATGTCGCTCCCGTAATTATAGGCAACAATTGTCTTTTTGGGCCTGCAGTCCAAATTTATACTCCCACTCACCCTTTGGACCATGCCCAAAGAGCTTCGGGGATGGAAAGCGGTAAACATATTGAAATAGGGAACCATGTGTGGGTAGGTGGAAATGTAACTATTTGCCCTGGCGTGAGCATAGGTGATCGAAGCGTAATAGGGGCTGGAAGCGTTGTTACTAAAAATATTCCGGCCGGGGTATTTGCAGCCGGAAATCCCTGCAAAATAATACGGGAATTGGAATAA
- a CDS encoding M28 family metallopeptidase encodes MKKLILSALTISLLSCGVHQQNKVENADVMKYANTITAGELSEHLYIFASDEFEGRNTGEPGQKKAAQYLVNEYKKLNIPSPAGVTNYYQPVPSTAFRGNVKDSENVLAFLEGSEFPEEVLVISSHYDHVGMDAEGNVFNGADDDGSGTVAILEIADAFMQAKADGFHPKRSILFLNVTGEEKGLIGSKWYTDNPVFPLVNTIANLNIDMIGRIGNGKEDAGDYVYLIGSDKLSTELHNISEEINAKYINMELDYTYNDENDPNRFYYRSDHYNFAKNNIPIIFYFNGVHADYHKITDTPDKIEYDLLAKRAQLVFLTAWEVANRDTRPVVDKPVDAAASAR; translated from the coding sequence ATGAAGAAATTAATTTTAAGCGCCCTGACTATTAGCTTATTGAGTTGCGGCGTTCACCAACAAAATAAGGTTGAGAATGCAGATGTGATGAAGTATGCAAATACTATTACTGCAGGTGAGCTTAGCGAGCATTTATACATTTTTGCAAGCGACGAATTTGAAGGCCGTAATACAGGAGAACCGGGCCAGAAAAAAGCTGCCCAATATCTTGTAAATGAATACAAGAAACTAAATATTCCTTCTCCGGCAGGAGTAACCAATTATTACCAGCCAGTACCTTCAACCGCGTTTCGTGGGAATGTAAAGGATTCAGAAAATGTGTTGGCTTTTCTTGAAGGAAGTGAATTTCCTGAAGAAGTACTGGTGATCTCTTCGCATTATGACCACGTGGGAATGGATGCTGAAGGAAATGTTTTTAATGGTGCAGATGATGATGGGTCCGGAACTGTAGCTATTCTTGAAATTGCCGATGCATTTATGCAGGCAAAAGCAGACGGTTTCCATCCAAAACGATCAATTTTGTTCCTGAATGTTACCGGAGAGGAAAAAGGCCTTATTGGCTCTAAATGGTACACAGATAATCCTGTATTTCCCCTGGTAAATACTATTGCCAACCTTAATATTGATATGATTGGACGTATTGGCAACGGAAAAGAAGATGCCGGAGATTATGTATATCTTATTGGAAGTGACAAGTTAAGTACAGAACTTCATAACATAAGCGAAGAGATCAATGCGAAATATATAAATATGGAGCTTGATTACACCTATAATGACGAGAACGATCCTAACCGTTTTTATTACCGAAGCGACCATTACAACTTCGCTAAAAACAACATCCCTATCATTTTTTACTTTAACGGGGTGCATGCAGATTATCACAAGATCACTGATACTCCAGATAAGATCGAGTACGACTTGTTGGCAAAACGTGCACAACTGGTATTCTTAACCGCATGGGAAGTTGCGAACCGGGATACGCGTCCTGTAGTTGACAAGCCTGTTGATGCCGCTGCCTCTGCCAGGTAA
- a CDS encoding pyridoxal phosphate-dependent decarboxylase family protein — protein sequence MHTIDMDLVEMTLDVMKYTIDRISNVTPELGSPKREADLLELVGETITPMGIGGENAFRLFRDVLVKATVPIDHPRHLAFVPAAPTRAAIMFDLVTSASSIHGAYWMEGAGGIFCENQAMKWLVELTGLPKGSFGVFTSGGTAANLSAMVAAREEWRSRDVNNIGHKGLLLTSNGAHSSVQAMARVMDADLIMIDCDGDFLTGKELQQAINELEDKDRKRLFAVVATGGTTNAGIIDDLEGIANTCQKEKVWLHVDCAYGGGALAATSVRHLFNGIEKADSITIDPHKWLFSPYDCGAVIYKNMELAANAHSQKGAYLEIFKDEGAQGFNPSDYQIQLTRRVRGMPLWFSLAMHGTEKYRKAIERGIELAKIAAEKIKQRPYLELVRPSSLSVVLFRRKNWTPENYRDWTYKNHREGLALVTPTKWKSNGEYETISRFCFINPDTTEADIDMILDTMA from the coding sequence ATGCATACCATAGATATGGATCTGGTTGAAATGACTCTGGATGTCATGAAATACACCATAGATCGAATTTCAAATGTAACCCCGGAGCTGGGTTCTCCCAAAAGGGAAGCAGATCTTCTGGAACTGGTGGGTGAAACCATTACCCCTATGGGAATTGGGGGAGAAAATGCCTTTAGGTTATTCAGGGATGTGCTGGTAAAAGCCACAGTGCCCATTGACCACCCGCGACACCTTGCATTTGTGCCTGCAGCACCAACCCGGGCGGCGATTATGTTTGATCTTGTAACCTCGGCCTCCAGCATTCACGGCGCATACTGGATGGAAGGCGCAGGTGGAATTTTTTGTGAAAATCAGGCCATGAAATGGCTGGTAGAATTAACCGGTTTACCAAAAGGTTCATTTGGGGTCTTTACCAGCGGTGGTACCGCCGCCAATTTATCGGCGATGGTGGCGGCACGGGAAGAATGGCGCTCCCGCGATGTGAACAATATTGGCCATAAAGGCCTGCTGTTAACTTCCAACGGGGCGCACAGCTCCGTACAGGCAATGGCCCGGGTAATGGATGCAGATCTTATAATGATAGATTGTGACGGGGATTTCCTTACCGGAAAAGAATTACAACAGGCCATAAACGAACTTGAGGACAAAGACCGCAAGCGCCTTTTTGCCGTGGTAGCCACCGGGGGAACCACCAATGCAGGAATCATAGATGACCTTGAGGGGATTGCCAATACCTGCCAAAAGGAAAAGGTTTGGCTGCATGTAGATTGCGCTTACGGTGGGGGAGCCCTGGCAGCTACCTCTGTAAGGCATTTGTTCAACGGAATAGAAAAAGCAGACAGTATTACTATAGACCCACATAAATGGTTGTTCTCTCCTTATGATTGCGGAGCGGTGATCTATAAGAATATGGAGCTTGCAGCAAATGCGCATTCTCAAAAGGGAGCGTATCTGGAGATCTTTAAAGATGAAGGCGCCCAGGGATTCAATCCTTCAGATTATCAAATTCAGTTAACGCGCCGGGTAAGGGGAATGCCTTTGTGGTTTTCACTCGCGATGCATGGAACAGAGAAATATAGGAAAGCTATAGAACGCGGAATTGAACTGGCAAAAATTGCTGCTGAAAAAATTAAGCAAAGACCATATTTGGAATTGGTAAGGCCCTCCAGCCTCTCTGTAGTGCTTTTCAGAAGAAAGAACTGGACACCTGAAAATTACCGGGACTGGACCTATAAAAATCACAGGGAAGGACTTGCCCTGGTAACTCCTACAAAATGGAAATCCAACGGGGAATATGAGACCATTTCCAGATTCTGTTTCATAAATCCCGATACTACTGAAGCCGATATAGATATGATCCTGGATACAATGGCATAA
- the bshC gene encoding bacillithiol biosynthesis cysteine-adding enzyme BshC translates to MPSDCLSYKETNYFSPLITDYLDQKEELKQFYNRFPSLENFGKQIEEKKSAFSLHNREVLVKALQEQYSNLEISSTVSSNIDSLLQENTFTVTTGHQLNLFTGPLYFLYKIVSAINLSAALKKEYPLYNFVPVYWMATEDHDFEEINFFNLNGKKFQWNSAEAGAGNDAVGNLSTQGLEEVFALFSAEIGGGKNAEFLKDLFKRSYLEHENLTDATRFLANELFKDYGLVIVDGHDKNLKAGFIPYLEKELTQQVSFNNARPVAQKLDELGYGVQVTPREINLFYLDICVRERLIEQEERFYVNETDITWSKEEILKELHENPEKFSPNVMTRPLYQEVILPNLCYIGGGGELAYWFELKEVFKVVNVPFPVLLLRNSVLIETAKQNEKRKKLDISISEIFMKQHELINRKVRKISNIDIDFSSQKEHLVQQFSKMYEIAAQTDKTFLNAVKAQEVKQLKGLENLEKRLLKAQKRKLKDEVSRITGLQNELFPNKSLQERHTNFSEMYLEFGEQLIPALIEQLNPLDIQFKIITLGE, encoded by the coding sequence ATGCCTTCAGACTGTCTTTCCTATAAAGAAACCAATTATTTTTCCCCACTTATTACAGATTATCTGGACCAGAAAGAGGAACTAAAACAGTTCTATAACCGCTTTCCATCATTGGAGAATTTTGGGAAACAAATTGAGGAAAAAAAGTCGGCGTTTAGTTTACACAATAGGGAAGTTCTTGTAAAAGCATTGCAGGAACAATATTCAAATCTGGAAATATCGTCAACTGTTTCATCTAATATAGATTCCCTCCTTCAGGAAAACACCTTTACAGTGACTACCGGCCACCAGCTTAATTTATTTACGGGCCCCTTGTATTTTTTATATAAGATAGTTTCTGCTATCAATCTTTCCGCAGCATTAAAAAAGGAATATCCCCTTTACAATTTTGTGCCGGTTTACTGGATGGCCACGGAGGATCACGATTTTGAGGAGATCAATTTTTTCAATCTTAACGGAAAAAAATTCCAGTGGAACAGTGCTGAAGCCGGAGCTGGAAATGATGCCGTGGGGAATTTAAGTACGCAGGGCCTGGAAGAGGTTTTCGCATTATTTTCTGCGGAAATTGGAGGGGGTAAAAATGCCGAATTCCTGAAGGACCTTTTTAAAAGGTCTTACCTGGAACACGAAAATCTTACAGATGCCACGAGGTTTTTAGCAAATGAGCTGTTTAAAGATTATGGTCTGGTGATCGTGGATGGGCATGATAAAAATCTAAAGGCCGGATTTATACCTTACCTGGAAAAAGAACTTACACAACAGGTTTCTTTTAACAATGCAAGGCCGGTGGCCCAAAAACTCGATGAACTTGGGTATGGGGTGCAGGTAACACCAAGAGAAATAAATCTCTTTTATCTTGACATTTGTGTAAGGGAACGCCTTATTGAGCAGGAAGAACGCTTTTATGTGAATGAAACCGATATAACCTGGAGTAAGGAGGAGATACTGAAAGAACTGCACGAAAACCCGGAAAAGTTTAGTCCAAATGTGATGACGCGGCCGCTCTACCAGGAAGTGATCCTGCCCAATCTGTGTTACATAGGCGGTGGGGGAGAGCTGGCGTATTGGTTTGAGCTAAAAGAAGTATTCAAGGTCGTAAACGTGCCCTTTCCTGTATTGCTACTACGAAATTCTGTGTTGATAGAAACAGCCAAGCAAAACGAAAAAAGGAAAAAACTGGATATTTCAATTTCTGAAATATTTATGAAGCAACATGAATTGATAAATCGCAAAGTGCGCAAGATCTCGAATATAGATATAGATTTTAGTTCGCAAAAAGAACACCTGGTACAACAGTTCTCAAAAATGTACGAGATCGCAGCACAAACAGATAAAACATTTCTCAATGCTGTAAAAGCACAGGAAGTGAAGCAATTAAAGGGACTTGAAAATCTTGAGAAACGCCTTCTCAAAGCTCAGAAACGAAAATTGAAAGATGAGGTTTCCCGTATTACAGGACTTCAAAATGAACTGTTTCCAAACAAAAGCCTGCAGGAGCGGCACACAAATTTTTCTGAAATGTACCTTGAATTTGGTGAACAATTGATCCCTGCGCTTATTGAACAGTTAAATCCTTTAGACATACAATTTAAAATCATTACCCTTGGAGAATAA
- a CDS encoding M14 family metallopeptidase, translating into MKKLSLLVSVLFLSFQFTIAQNLQSPEEFLGYKIGTQFTRHAEVVNYFNHIAENSGLVTYHTYGKTNERRPLTYAVVSSEENLGNIDQIRNNHLRNTGVESGSYDKSAEKAIVWLSYNVHGNEASSTEAAMQTLYELVTSKKNWLENTVVIIDPCVNPDGRDRYANWYNQVKAEPYNTSPMAVEHNEPWPGGRPNHYLFDLNRDWAWATQVETQQRIKIYNQWLPHIHVDFHEQGINEPYYFAPAAEPFHEVITPFQREFQTEIGKNHARYFDEEGWLYFTKERFDLLYPSYGDTYPTYMGAIGMTYEQAGNGGAGLGIDTREGYELNLVDRVAHHHSTGLSTVEVAARNVDKLNNAFNEFYRNSNAEFKSYALNGNPDKIASLKQLLDLHEIKYSTAASGKIKGRNYNNSRTDFTATGNTLLVNANQPKGKMVKVLFEPSAKLSDSLTYDITAWSLPYAYGLEAVASTRALNSGETTSPVAINNTASPAGAGYVSKWNSMQDARFLAALLKEGIKVRVSEMAFENNNQKFDRGSLVITKSDNRTTGNFDARLVEIAYNHNRQLSPATTGFATSGPDFGSPEVRMVNVPRIGVLRGRGTSSLNFGEIWHFFEQQLNFPITPIDTDDFGRINFEKLDVLILPSGSYSKVLDKPALEKLTDWVKGGGKVIAIGNAVGHFAGKEGFELKENKPEKSKDSAKGNLTPYNERERESIKELITGSIVKTRVDNTHPMAFGYDKDYYSLKLSNNSYSHLKNGYNVAYLGDKPEIVSGFAGSEARKSIPNSMTYGVEPMGRGSFVYLVDNPLFRGFWENGKLFLVNSIFFVNNDDLTR; encoded by the coding sequence ATGAAAAAATTATCTCTCCTTGTTTCCGTTCTTTTCCTGAGCTTTCAATTTACAATCGCACAAAATTTACAATCTCCCGAGGAATTTCTGGGTTACAAGATTGGCACCCAATTTACCCGGCATGCAGAGGTTGTAAATTATTTTAATCATATTGCTGAAAATTCAGGTTTGGTAACTTACCATACCTATGGAAAAACCAATGAGCGTCGCCCACTCACCTATGCAGTGGTTTCTTCTGAAGAAAATCTTGGAAATATAGACCAGATACGCAATAATCACCTGCGCAATACGGGTGTGGAAAGTGGAAGCTATGATAAATCGGCCGAAAAAGCCATCGTCTGGCTTAGTTATAATGTTCACGGCAATGAAGCTTCCAGTACAGAAGCTGCTATGCAAACCCTTTATGAACTGGTGACCAGCAAAAAAAACTGGCTGGAAAACACAGTGGTAATAATTGATCCCTGCGTAAATCCAGATGGGCGTGACCGCTATGCCAATTGGTACAACCAGGTAAAAGCTGAACCTTATAACACTTCTCCTATGGCTGTAGAACACAATGAACCATGGCCGGGAGGGAGACCAAATCATTACCTTTTTGACCTTAACCGCGACTGGGCCTGGGCCACACAAGTGGAGACCCAACAGCGTATAAAAATATACAACCAGTGGTTACCGCATATTCACGTAGATTTTCATGAGCAGGGAATAAATGAACCTTATTATTTCGCACCTGCAGCAGAACCTTTTCATGAAGTTATCACCCCTTTTCAAAGGGAATTCCAAACCGAAATAGGGAAAAATCATGCGCGCTATTTCGATGAGGAAGGCTGGTTATATTTTACCAAAGAGCGTTTTGACCTTTTATATCCAAGTTACGGTGACACCTATCCTACTTATATGGGAGCTATTGGAATGACCTATGAGCAGGCCGGGAACGGGGGAGCAGGACTGGGGATAGACACCCGCGAAGGCTACGAGCTTAACCTTGTAGACAGGGTGGCACACCATCATTCTACCGGACTTTCAACCGTAGAAGTTGCGGCCCGTAATGTTGACAAATTAAATAATGCCTTTAATGAATTTTACCGCAACAGCAATGCTGAATTTAAGAGCTATGCCCTAAACGGAAATCCCGATAAGATTGCATCTTTAAAACAATTGCTGGACCTGCACGAAATAAAATACAGCACCGCGGCTTCAGGAAAAATCAAAGGAAGAAATTATAACAACAGCAGAACCGATTTTACCGCCACCGGCAACACCCTGCTGGTGAATGCCAATCAACCAAAAGGAAAGATGGTGAAGGTGCTTTTTGAACCTTCAGCAAAATTAAGCGATTCCCTTACTTATGATATCACAGCCTGGAGCCTTCCATATGCTTATGGTCTGGAAGCTGTAGCCAGTACACGGGCCTTAAATTCTGGTGAAACCACCTCCCCTGTTGCAATTAATAACACAGCAAGTCCTGCAGGTGCAGGATATGTCTCAAAATGGAACAGCATGCAGGATGCACGTTTTCTTGCCGCTTTACTAAAGGAGGGCATAAAGGTTAGAGTGAGTGAGATGGCATTTGAAAATAACAACCAGAAATTTGATCGTGGAAGCCTGGTAATTACCAAGAGTGACAACAGAACTACCGGGAATTTCGATGCAAGATTGGTAGAAATAGCCTATAACCACAACAGGCAACTTAGCCCTGCTACTACAGGTTTCGCAACCAGCGGGCCAGATTTTGGGTCACCCGAAGTAAGAATGGTAAATGTTCCGCGTATAGGAGTACTTCGCGGCAGAGGGACCTCTTCCCTTAATTTTGGAGAGATCTGGCATTTCTTTGAACAGCAATTAAATTTTCCTATCACCCCCATCGATACTGATGACTTTGGACGGATAAACTTTGAAAAACTGGATGTACTTATTTTGCCTTCAGGCTCCTATAGTAAAGTTCTGGATAAACCTGCCCTCGAAAAACTTACCGACTGGGTTAAAGGTGGCGGAAAAGTTATTGCAATAGGAAATGCGGTAGGTCATTTTGCCGGCAAGGAAGGATTTGAATTAAAGGAGAATAAGCCTGAGAAATCAAAGGATTCTGCAAAAGGAAATCTGACGCCTTATAATGAGCGGGAGCGTGAAAGTATTAAAGAACTTATTACCGGAAGCATAGTTAAAACCAGGGTAGACAATACACATCCCATGGCCTTTGGGTATGATAAGGATTATTACAGCCTTAAATTAAGCAATAACAGTTACAGCCATTTGAAAAACGGGTATAATGTTGCCTATTTAGGGGATAAGCCGGAGATCGTTTCAGGATTTGCAGGAAGTGAAGCCAGAAAAAGCATTCCAAACTCTATGACCTATGGGGTTGAACCTATGGGCAGAGGGAGTTTTGTTTACCTGGTTGACAATCCGCTGTTTAGGGGATTCTGGGAAAACGGGAAATTGTTCCTTGTAAATTCCATTTTCTTTGTGAATAATGATGATCTAACCCGTTAG
- a CDS encoding DUF6265 family protein, which produces MKKILWLLAIFILGCKDSNKSPDISRESTINAGWLVGTWERINEKEGIQTYEKWELTPEKTYEGIGWTMRENDTIFKEVLRIVEIDDQWNLEISGVNESPTLFEITSQTSRSFVSENKENEFPKKIQYQMQGEQLHAIISNPGREIKYIFEKTN; this is translated from the coding sequence ATGAAAAAGATTCTCTGGCTTCTTGCAATTTTTATTTTAGGTTGCAAAGACAGTAACAAATCCCCCGATATTTCACGGGAATCGACCATCAATGCCGGCTGGCTTGTGGGAACCTGGGAAAGAATAAATGAAAAGGAAGGGATTCAAACCTATGAGAAATGGGAACTAACTCCGGAAAAAACCTACGAAGGAATTGGGTGGACAATGCGGGAAAATGATACCATCTTTAAGGAGGTTTTGAGAATTGTGGAAATCGATGATCAATGGAACCTTGAAATAAGTGGTGTAAACGAATCTCCTACCCTATTCGAAATCACAAGCCAAACCTCCCGTAGTTTTGTTTCTGAAAATAAAGAGAACGAGTTCCCGAAAAAAATTCAATACCAAATGCAAGGGGAACAATTGCATGCCATAATCTCTAACCCCGGCCGGGAGATAAAATATATATTTGAGAAAACCAATTAA